From one Candidatus Rhodoluna planktonica genomic stretch:
- a CDS encoding transglycosylase SLT domain-containing protein, whose product MGRHEAEHISVANRITVKIDEKLAGTRFTRPRLPKLKKHAFRPLWGFLFSTSLLLVSVVDPYSGTIASADTLVFSGESELPEETYGFAQTQTISYARGGFNIVTGSEVTAMFVADAGVPQAGTAKAYARDFLTQVELGGSEQYSCLVKLWERESNWRYNAKNKSSGAYGIPQSLPGTKMASEGADWLTNPETQIRWGIKYIKGRYGSPCGALAHSDKKGWY is encoded by the coding sequence ATGGGTAGACACGAAGCAGAACACATTTCGGTCGCAAACCGCATCACCGTCAAAATAGACGAAAAATTAGCCGGAACCCGTTTCACGCGTCCTCGGTTGCCAAAGCTAAAAAAGCACGCTTTTCGACCACTCTGGGGTTTTCTGTTTTCTACCTCGTTGCTTTTGGTTTCTGTGGTTGACCCCTATTCCGGAACCATTGCCAGTGCTGACACTCTGGTCTTTTCTGGTGAAAGCGAGCTTCCAGAAGAGACTTACGGGTTCGCTCAGACTCAAACCATTTCTTATGCCCGCGGTGGATTCAACATAGTTACCGGTTCTGAAGTAACCGCCATGTTCGTTGCCGATGCAGGTGTACCGCAAGCCGGCACCGCAAAGGCATACGCACGTGATTTTCTGACCCAGGTCGAGCTTGGTGGCTCAGAGCAATATTCTTGCCTGGTAAAGCTTTGGGAACGTGAGTCTAATTGGCGTTATAACGCTAAAAATAAATCATCCGGCGCCTACGGTATTCCACAATCTCTACCCGGGACAAAGATGGCTTCAGAGGGCGCAGACTGGCTAACTAACCCAGAAACACAAATTCGATGGGGCATCAAGTACATCAAGGGTCGTTACGGTTCACCCTGTGGGGCATTGGCGCACTCAGACAAAAAGGGCTGGTACTAA
- a CDS encoding DivIVA domain-containing protein: MSFEFPRAAGNRRGYAPAQVDALIERARLQHQNPDQAVISASELRNVEFDFEPGGYLIAAVDSAIDRLEDSFAAKEIARLRANASEQAVADRLQRVTDIILGRLSRKHGRKFAKTGILLRGYSRRQVDRLCVDITNHFEKKAALDLNSVRRATFKSSRNGYREAQVDAFIDRVIEALQIEKNSRP, translated from the coding sequence ATGAGCTTTGAATTTCCCCGAGCAGCCGGCAACCGTCGCGGCTATGCTCCTGCCCAGGTGGATGCACTTATCGAACGAGCCAGACTTCAGCATCAGAATCCCGACCAGGCAGTCATTTCAGCCAGTGAACTGCGCAATGTCGAATTTGATTTTGAACCCGGCGGATACCTAATTGCGGCGGTAGATTCAGCAATCGACCGCCTCGAAGACTCATTCGCGGCCAAAGAAATAGCCAGGTTGCGCGCCAATGCTTCCGAACAGGCCGTAGCCGATCGTCTGCAACGGGTTACCGACATTATTTTGGGGCGACTTAGCCGAAAGCACGGCAGAAAATTTGCAAAAACTGGAATTCTGTTGCGCGGCTATTCAAGGCGTCAGGTCGATCGACTCTGTGTTGACATAACCAACCACTTTGAGAAAAAAGCAGCTCTAGATTTGAATTCGGTTCGTCGAGCAACTTTCAAGTCTTCACGAAACGGCTACCGTGAGGCGCAGGTTGATGCCTTTATTGATCGGGTAATCGAAGCGCTGCAAATCGAGAAAAACAGCCGACCCTGA
- a CDS encoding HNH endonuclease family protein, producing MKKRSLTRTLVSVFTAIALLNSTPAIASDLLQRDTVQVVAPQERVFTQSKLASAVLQTLTVKGRAPKTGYERAKFGDGWGDAANGCDMRNEILKWDLRQEKLRAGDSCIVETGILRDPYTAKTIKFVRGVKTSSLVQIDHVVSLSDAWQKGAQQWTDTRREQFANDPLNLLAVDGPTNAQKSDSDAASWLPPNKAYRCAFIARQIAVKAKYRVWVTAAEKKAMAGIISACPKQAVPN from the coding sequence ATGAAAAAACGCAGCCTCACGCGAACTCTGGTGTCAGTTTTCACCGCGATCGCGTTGCTGAATTCAACACCGGCTATAGCAAGTGATTTACTTCAGCGTGACACTGTTCAAGTTGTCGCCCCGCAAGAGCGTGTTTTTACCCAAAGCAAACTTGCTAGTGCAGTTTTGCAGACTCTCACGGTAAAGGGGCGAGCCCCCAAAACCGGCTATGAGCGGGCCAAATTCGGCGATGGCTGGGGCGATGCTGCCAACGGATGCGACATGCGCAACGAGATTTTGAAATGGGATTTACGGCAAGAAAAATTGCGTGCTGGCGATAGTTGCATTGTTGAAACAGGAATTCTCCGAGACCCATACACTGCTAAAACTATAAAGTTCGTGCGCGGGGTGAAGACTTCGAGTTTGGTTCAAATCGATCATGTTGTCTCACTAAGTGATGCCTGGCAGAAGGGTGCTCAACAGTGGACGGACACCAGGAGAGAACAGTTTGCCAATGACCCGCTCAACCTATTGGCTGTTGATGGCCCAACCAATGCCCAGAAAAGCGATTCCGATGCCGCATCCTGGTTGCCGCCAAACAAGGCCTATCGCTGTGCCTTCATTGCCCGGCAGATCGCGGTGAAGGCAAAATACAGGGTTTGGGTGACAGCCGCTGAAAAGAAAGCCATGGCTGGCATAATATCTGCCTGCCCAAAACAGGCTGTACCAAATTGA
- a CDS encoding YifB family Mg chelatase-like AAA ATPase translates to MTIAIANAVSLLGLNGQIVKVEAEVGSGLPSFSLVGLPDASLSEAKDRVKTAISNSGLEWPLRKVLINLAPASTKKHGSSFDLAIAVSVLASSGQIRQLDPYSIFLGELSLTGSVNRVSAVLPSLLAAKKLAITRAFVPEENFAEAKLVSDLEVIPIKNLLQIAAMLGAKNVSVPNYEPPLEQQVTKTSPSVLAPDMADVQGNSLAIWACTVAAAGGHHLLLVGPPGVGKTLIASRIPTILPPLTHDELLESIAIRSLAAKTLTAQWGRDLADLSRAFEAPHHSASAAALIGGGMANPVPGAISLAHNGVLFLDEAPEFAQNVLESLRQPLESGEVSIRRSNGSAIFPAKFQLVLAANPCPCGFALGGSQKCSCSASARTRYQAKLSGPLLDRVDIRFVMAQSSKTATEPAASSREIRERVIAARKISANRLAKYGLSLNSQIPPKLLRTNFRLDNQVAQKLNFALQRGTISQRGFDRCLRLAWTIADLNNHEQPTKDDLDGALLLRGSDQPLGVGI, encoded by the coding sequence ATGACCATCGCAATCGCTAACGCAGTTTCACTGTTGGGGCTCAACGGGCAAATTGTCAAAGTCGAGGCTGAGGTTGGTTCCGGGCTGCCAAGTTTTTCGCTGGTGGGCCTACCCGATGCCTCACTCAGTGAAGCGAAAGATCGAGTCAAGACTGCTATCTCCAACAGTGGTCTCGAATGGCCCCTTCGAAAGGTTCTCATCAATCTTGCGCCGGCAAGCACAAAAAAACACGGTTCCAGCTTTGACCTTGCAATTGCGGTCTCTGTGCTGGCAAGTTCGGGGCAAATTCGGCAACTAGATCCGTACTCTATTTTTCTAGGCGAGCTCAGCCTCACCGGTTCGGTCAATCGGGTTAGTGCGGTTTTACCTTCGCTGCTCGCGGCTAAAAAGTTAGCCATCACAAGGGCTTTCGTTCCCGAAGAAAATTTTGCCGAGGCAAAACTTGTCAGCGACCTTGAAGTCATTCCCATAAAAAATCTGCTGCAGATCGCAGCGATGCTGGGTGCCAAAAATGTATCCGTCCCAAACTACGAACCCCCGCTCGAGCAGCAGGTTACCAAGACAAGCCCGTCGGTACTTGCGCCTGACATGGCAGATGTGCAAGGTAATTCGCTAGCCATCTGGGCCTGCACGGTGGCTGCTGCAGGAGGCCATCATCTTCTGCTCGTTGGCCCACCAGGTGTCGGCAAAACACTGATCGCCTCGCGAATCCCGACAATTTTGCCACCGCTCACGCACGATGAATTACTCGAGTCAATTGCCATAAGGTCTTTGGCAGCCAAGACTCTAACCGCTCAATGGGGTCGCGATTTGGCCGATCTAAGTCGGGCTTTTGAAGCGCCACATCACTCCGCCAGCGCAGCGGCGCTGATCGGAGGTGGCATGGCCAATCCGGTTCCCGGAGCCATTTCACTGGCGCACAACGGGGTGCTGTTTTTAGATGAGGCACCAGAGTTTGCCCAAAACGTTCTCGAATCTCTGCGGCAACCGCTTGAATCGGGTGAGGTTTCGATTCGTCGCTCCAACGGCTCGGCAATTTTTCCAGCAAAGTTTCAACTGGTGCTTGCCGCAAATCCGTGCCCATGCGGTTTTGCCCTCGGTGGATCACAAAAGTGCAGTTGTTCGGCATCAGCGCGCACTCGGTATCAGGCGAAACTATCCGGCCCATTACTTGACCGAGTCGACATTCGATTTGTTATGGCTCAAAGTTCGAAAACCGCCACCGAGCCTGCGGCCAGTTCCAGAGAAATTCGCGAGCGAGTAATCGCAGCTCGAAAAATCTCGGCCAACCGGTTAGCCAAGTATGGGCTTAGCCTCAATTCGCAAATTCCACCGAAATTGCTTCGCACCAACTTTCGCCTCGACAATCAAGTTGCTCAGAAACTCAATTTCGCTCTACAGCGCGGCACGATTAGTCAACGAGGGTTTGATCGTTGCCTTCGCTTAGCCTGGACAATCGCCGATCTAAATAATCACGAGCAGCCAACCAAAGACGATCTTGACGGTGCCTTGCTGCTGCGCGGCTCAGATCAGCCTTTGGGGGTTGGCATATGA
- a CDS encoding phosphatidate cytidylyltransferase: MSEATSTQGRSLSKSVVVGLGLGAAFLLSILVYKEAFVVLAAVAAGAGAWELSTALRVKGWYVPRVPSVVGSVLIMPATYFGGPTMQWLESLATVAALILWRSVHLLWERRKDLTQTLRETVRDFAAAAFLVIYLPLMTSFTMLLLAREDGTGWVLTLVVTVALIDTMGYLVGRKLGRTKMAPGVSPKKSLEGLAASIAAGSISAVAFTWGFWQLNIFGGILLAAIILFAAVFGDLAESLIKRDLGLKDMSALLPGHGGIMDRLDSILPSSLAVYLFVIFIFPLFTA; the protein is encoded by the coding sequence ATGTCTGAAGCAACCAGTACTCAAGGCAGATCTCTTTCGAAATCTGTCGTGGTTGGGCTCGGCCTGGGTGCAGCTTTCCTGCTCTCCATCCTGGTTTACAAAGAAGCTTTTGTGGTTTTGGCTGCTGTGGCAGCTGGTGCGGGAGCCTGGGAGCTATCGACCGCTCTGCGCGTTAAGGGCTGGTATGTGCCACGAGTTCCTTCAGTTGTTGGGTCGGTGCTCATCATGCCGGCAACCTATTTTGGTGGGCCAACAATGCAGTGGTTGGAGTCTCTGGCTACTGTCGCAGCTCTAATCTTGTGGCGTTCAGTTCACCTGCTCTGGGAACGCCGAAAAGATTTGACGCAAACTCTTCGGGAAACAGTTCGAGATTTTGCGGCGGCGGCCTTCCTCGTCATCTATCTTCCGCTGATGACATCTTTCACCATGCTGCTGCTGGCCCGGGAAGATGGAACCGGCTGGGTGCTGACCTTGGTGGTTACCGTTGCCTTGATTGACACTATGGGATACCTGGTCGGACGCAAGCTTGGTCGCACGAAAATGGCACCCGGAGTTAGCCCAAAGAAATCTCTCGAAGGACTTGCTGCATCAATTGCTGCCGGATCAATTTCAGCCGTCGCCTTCACCTGGGGTTTCTGGCAGTTGAACATTTTTGGCGGAATCCTCTTGGCAGCAATAATTCTTTTTGCCGCGGTTTTCGGAGATTTGGCCGAATCACTCATTAAGCGCGATCTCGGCTTGAAAGATATGAGCGCCTTACTGCCCGGCCACGGAGGAATTATGGATCGACTCGATTCAATCCTGCCATCCTCGTTGGCGGTTTACCTTTTCGTCATTTTCATTTTTCCGCTTTTCACAGCGTGA
- the pyrH gene encoding UMP kinase, whose protein sequence is MPHKKRRVLLKLSGEAFGGGTLGVNPDVVAEIAREIAEGAKDAEIAIVVGGGNFFRGAELSQRGMERSRADYMGMLGTVMNALALQDFLEQAGVSTRVQSAISMAQVTEAYIPLRAIRHLEKGRVVIFGAGAGLPYFSTDTVAAQRALEIKADEVLVAKNGVDGVYSADPKKDPAAVKLDQITYQDALVRGLKVVDATAFSLCMDNKMPMRVFGMQGKGNVTQAIRGAAIGTYVSA, encoded by the coding sequence ATGCCACACAAAAAGCGCCGAGTTCTACTTAAGCTCTCGGGTGAGGCTTTTGGTGGCGGAACTCTCGGTGTAAACCCCGACGTTGTGGCAGAAATTGCCCGTGAAATTGCCGAGGGAGCCAAAGACGCTGAAATTGCGATTGTGGTTGGCGGTGGCAATTTCTTCCGTGGAGCAGAACTATCTCAGCGAGGCATGGAAAGATCTCGAGCCGACTACATGGGAATGCTCGGCACCGTGATGAACGCACTTGCTCTGCAAGACTTTCTTGAGCAGGCCGGTGTTAGCACCCGAGTTCAGTCGGCAATTTCAATGGCCCAGGTTACTGAGGCCTACATCCCACTTCGTGCCATCCGTCATCTTGAAAAAGGTCGAGTTGTCATTTTCGGTGCCGGTGCTGGTTTGCCTTACTTTTCTACCGACACGGTAGCTGCTCAGCGTGCGCTAGAGATCAAAGCAGATGAAGTTTTGGTTGCTAAGAATGGCGTAGACGGCGTTTATTCGGCCGACCCTAAAAAAGATCCTGCCGCTGTAAAACTTGACCAAATCACCTACCAAGACGCTCTGGTTCGCGGCTTGAAAGTGGTTGATGCAACCGCATTTTCGCTCTGCATGGACAACAAAATGCCAATGCGAGTTTTCGGCATGCAGGGCAAAGGAAACGTCACTCAGGCAATCCGCGGTGCCGCAATTGGAACTTACGTATCGGCTTAG
- a CDS encoding M23 family metallopeptidase: MKFLTLGAAMLIGIVALPPIQPTFLAKSQVLTEGQPVPQSASQTVLSATEQNRIQPLPYSGKFDAGLDWSWPTAKPGPIVKPFMAPKTEYSQGHRGIDLNTKISAGVFSPEDGYVIYSQVLGSRSLVSIEHPNGFRSEFEPVCSSFKKGDSVKRGELVGVVCTPATNYVWHCELPPCLHFSLRSELGYLSPEIAYGEIQLSRLKSFGSVN; encoded by the coding sequence ATGAAGTTTTTAACCTTGGGTGCGGCCATGCTTATCGGCATTGTGGCCTTGCCGCCGATTCAGCCAACTTTTTTGGCCAAATCTCAAGTATTGACCGAAGGCCAACCAGTACCCCAATCGGCAAGTCAAACAGTGTTATCTGCCACTGAGCAGAATCGCATCCAGCCGCTGCCCTATTCAGGCAAATTCGATGCGGGCCTCGACTGGTCTTGGCCAACAGCTAAACCTGGGCCCATCGTGAAACCTTTTATGGCCCCCAAAACCGAATACTCCCAAGGACACCGGGGCATTGATCTGAACACGAAAATCTCGGCAGGAGTGTTTAGTCCAGAAGATGGCTATGTTATTTACAGCCAGGTTCTGGGCTCAAGGTCGTTAGTTTCTATCGAACACCCAAATGGCTTCCGTTCCGAATTCGAACCGGTTTGCTCATCCTTCAAAAAAGGCGATTCTGTTAAGCGAGGCGAACTCGTTGGAGTAGTTTGCACCCCGGCCACAAACTATGTTTGGCATTGTGAATTACCACCCTGCCTGCACTTTTCACTACGCAGTGAACTGGGATATCTGAGCCCCGAAATTGCCTACGGTGAAATTCAACTAAGCAGGCTCAAGAGTTTCGGCTCGGTCAATTGA
- the tsf gene encoding translation elongation factor Ts, which produces MANYTAADVKALRDKSGAGMMDCKKALDESNGDVEKALEFLRVQGLKGVAKREGRTTSNGLVVARVNGGTGYLLELACETDFVAKAEKFVALAEKLADAIVAAAATDLDSALAAPLDGRTVAEVINDEAAIMGEKVELRRVAVVNDVAVDAYLHRTSKDLPPQVGVLVAFSGADAATAHDVAVHIAAFSPSYLTREDVPAEIVETERRVAEETARNEGKPEAALTKIVEGRVTGYFKENVLVDQDYAKDNKQSVGKVLESAGIKVSQFVRFRVGA; this is translated from the coding sequence ATGGCAAATTACACAGCCGCAGATGTAAAGGCACTTCGCGACAAGTCGGGTGCCGGCATGATGGACTGCAAGAAGGCACTCGATGAGTCAAACGGTGACGTTGAGAAGGCTCTAGAGTTCCTGCGCGTGCAGGGCCTAAAAGGTGTTGCAAAGCGTGAAGGCCGCACCACCAGCAACGGTTTGGTTGTTGCCCGTGTAAACGGCGGCACCGGCTACCTACTTGAGCTTGCTTGTGAAACCGACTTCGTTGCCAAGGCAGAGAAGTTCGTTGCTCTAGCCGAGAAGCTCGCTGACGCAATCGTTGCAGCAGCGGCAACCGATCTAGATTCAGCTTTGGCTGCACCGCTAGATGGTCGCACCGTTGCTGAAGTTATCAACGATGAAGCAGCAATCATGGGCGAGAAGGTAGAACTTCGTCGCGTAGCCGTTGTCAACGACGTAGCTGTCGACGCTTACCTACACCGCACCAGCAAAGACCTACCTCCACAGGTTGGTGTTTTGGTTGCCTTCTCGGGTGCAGATGCAGCTACCGCTCACGACGTTGCAGTGCACATCGCTGCATTCTCGCCAAGCTACCTAACTCGCGAGGATGTTCCTGCCGAGATCGTAGAAACCGAGCGTCGCGTGGCTGAAGAAACCGCTCGCAATGAAGGCAAGCCTGAAGCTGCGCTCACCAAAATTGTTGAGGGTCGCGTTACCGGTTACTTCAAAGAAAACGTTTTGGTCGACCAAGACTATGCAAAAGACAACAAGCAGTCAGTGGGCAAAGTGCTCGAGTCTGCAGGTATCAAGGTTTCGCAGTTCGTGCGTTTCCGCGTCGGTGCATAA
- the rpsB gene encoding 30S ribosomal protein S2 yields the protein MAVVTIRQLLDSGVHFGHQTRRWNPKMRRFILTDRSGIYIIDLQKSLAHIDRAYDFVKDTVAHGGSILFVGTKKQAQEAIAEQALRVGQPYINQRWLGGLLTNFQTVQKRLARLKELETYDFEDASKSGLTKKELLILRREKDKLEKALGGIRNINKTPSAIWVVDTNKEHLAITEAKKLGIPVIGILDTNCDPDDVAYGIPGNDDAIRSVQLLTRVIADAVADGLIARHSKPEAAEEPLAEWERELLEQGAAATESAATEPAAEVAAQPEEAAAAAVEEKN from the coding sequence ATGGCAGTAGTAACCATTCGCCAGCTGCTCGACAGCGGCGTCCACTTCGGTCACCAGACCCGTCGCTGGAACCCTAAGATGCGTCGTTTCATTCTGACCGACCGCTCGGGTATCTACATCATCGACCTACAGAAGTCATTGGCTCACATTGACCGCGCTTACGACTTCGTAAAAGACACCGTTGCGCACGGTGGCAGCATCCTGTTTGTTGGTACCAAGAAGCAGGCTCAGGAAGCAATCGCAGAGCAGGCTCTACGCGTTGGCCAGCCTTACATCAACCAGCGCTGGTTGGGTGGTCTTTTGACCAACTTCCAGACCGTGCAGAAGCGTTTGGCTCGACTAAAAGAACTTGAGACCTATGATTTCGAAGATGCTTCAAAGTCTGGTTTGACCAAGAAAGAACTGCTAATTCTTCGTCGTGAAAAAGACAAGCTAGAGAAGGCTCTTGGCGGTATCCGCAACATCAACAAGACTCCTTCGGCAATCTGGGTTGTTGACACCAACAAAGAGCACCTTGCTATCACTGAGGCCAAGAAGCTTGGCATTCCAGTAATCGGCATCCTAGACACCAACTGTGACCCTGACGATGTTGCTTACGGCATCCCAGGTAACGACGATGCAATTCGCTCAGTTCAGTTGCTAACCCGCGTTATCGCTGATGCTGTTGCTGACGGCTTGATCGCTCGTCACTCAAAGCCTGAGGCTGCAGAAGAGCCACTTGCTGAGTGGGAGCGCGAACTGCTAGAGCAGGGCGCCGCCGCCACCGAATCAGCAGCTACCGAGCCAGCAGCCGAAGTTGCTGCTCAGCCTGAAGAAGCAGCAGCAGCTGCAGTAGAGGAAAAGAACTAA
- the frr gene encoding ribosome recycling factor, with amino-acid sequence MISEILATAGDKMNKAVDAAKEDFSNVRTGRANPQLFQKVMVDYYGTPTPLAQLGQLANPEARTIVITPYDKSALGAIERALREMPNLDANPQNDGNLIRVTLPDLTEERRKEYVKIVKAKAEDARVAVRNIRRKGNDDLAALKKDGLAGDDEISRGEKELDALTKSHVDAIDEALKRKEAELLEV; translated from the coding sequence ATGATTTCAGAAATTCTGGCAACCGCTGGCGACAAAATGAACAAGGCGGTAGATGCCGCAAAAGAAGATTTTTCTAACGTGCGCACCGGCCGCGCCAACCCTCAGCTATTCCAAAAAGTGATGGTTGACTACTACGGCACACCAACACCGTTGGCTCAGCTTGGCCAGTTGGCAAACCCCGAAGCCCGCACCATCGTGATTACCCCTTACGACAAGTCAGCTTTGGGTGCGATTGAACGTGCACTTCGAGAAATGCCAAACCTGGATGCAAACCCGCAGAACGACGGCAACCTAATTCGCGTGACTTTGCCAGACCTAACCGAAGAACGCCGCAAAGAATACGTAAAAATCGTGAAGGCTAAGGCCGAGGATGCCCGGGTCGCGGTGCGAAACATTCGCCGCAAAGGAAACGACGATTTGGCTGCGCTAAAGAAGGACGGGCTTGCCGGCGACGATGAAATTAGCCGTGGTGAGAAAGAGCTTGACGCCCTAACCAAGAGTCACGTAGATGCGATTGACGAAGCGCTGAAGCGCAAAGAAGCCGAACTGCTCGAGGTTTAA
- a CDS encoding tyrosine recombinase XerC — protein MVTFAAAVNSFSDYLKHERGYSNNTVKAYLNDLADLQGVLDDYLTEDLSLISTESLREWLWQLNQRDLAKSSIARKSASIRAFFAWANDKKLVDQNPAARLKSPKASRTLPKVVSATAINELLNEMAVQAQGSDPQLMRDYAVVELLYSSGLRVSELVGLDLDSVDFSRNLLRVTGKGSKERLVPFGAPAKHAVENWLVRGRETLRHEQLTDALFLNSQGKRLGVRQVYSLVAKQLSQTPTGAAGPHSLRHSAATHLLDGGADLRAVQELLGHASLGTTQIYTHVSIDRLKSGYKSAHPRA, from the coding sequence GTGGTTACTTTCGCCGCTGCAGTTAATAGTTTTAGCGACTATCTCAAACACGAGCGCGGCTATTCGAACAACACGGTCAAGGCCTATCTGAACGACTTGGCCGACTTGCAAGGTGTTTTGGATGACTACCTAACTGAAGATCTGAGCCTGATAAGTACCGAATCGCTTCGAGAATGGCTGTGGCAGCTGAATCAGCGCGACTTGGCCAAGAGCTCTATTGCCAGGAAAAGTGCCTCGATCAGAGCATTCTTTGCCTGGGCAAATGACAAAAAATTGGTCGATCAAAATCCTGCAGCTCGGCTAAAGTCGCCAAAAGCTTCTAGAACTCTGCCCAAAGTTGTTTCGGCAACGGCTATCAATGAATTACTAAACGAAATGGCAGTCCAAGCCCAAGGATCAGATCCCCAGTTGATGCGCGATTATGCCGTTGTCGAACTGCTCTATTCGAGTGGTCTTCGAGTTAGCGAATTAGTCGGCCTCGATCTGGACAGTGTTGATTTTTCCAGAAACTTGCTAAGGGTAACCGGCAAAGGCTCTAAAGAGCGACTGGTGCCTTTTGGTGCTCCAGCAAAACACGCGGTTGAAAATTGGCTAGTTCGCGGTCGTGAAACTCTGCGTCATGAACAGCTAACTGACGCGTTGTTTTTGAATTCGCAAGGTAAACGATTGGGCGTGCGCCAGGTTTATTCGCTGGTAGCTAAGCAGTTGTCCCAAACTCCAACAGGTGCCGCCGGTCCACACTCGCTTAGACACAGCGCCGCAACACACCTTCTTGACGGTGGTGCTGACTTGCGCGCGGTCCAAGAACTGCTGGGACATGCCAGCCTAGGCACGACACAGATTTACACCCACGTTTCAATCGACCGCTTGAAGTCCGGTTATAAATCTGCGCATCCACGAGCGTAA
- a CDS encoding DNA-processing protein DprA gives MTDTAEAMLDKLPSVGLEDLRQINWADPGEQLEHFARIALSVFSEPSDSHMAFLIATFGAVRTLSLLLGVDSISALQEEFSLTADDEEFATKHQRAVQRYQPRISLRSVQNAIAITQANKARTLLPSDLSFPFGLHDLDNHAPWLLWSKGNLSEVSCESSVSIVGTRTASEYGRNCTRLFSEIAAQENFTVISGGALGCDAEAHTAAIEAGGNTVAFFAGGIDLLYPWQNQDLFQRIISHGLLISESPPGVAPTKWRFLRRNRLIAAASRATLVVEAGWRSGTQNTANAAAGLGRDVAIVPGPIDYFGSQGSFRIFSSMPTSLVYDRESFLTFLGRDELPTEARVADFLGSLDLRCLDALTATPKSTLALAKESGMSEFETNMALASLELVGLTKRTSGGWRRDKPKVAKPDH, from the coding sequence ATGACTGATACCGCCGAAGCCATGCTTGACAAATTACCATCGGTCGGGCTCGAAGACTTGCGACAAATCAACTGGGCAGATCCCGGAGAGCAACTTGAGCATTTTGCTCGAATTGCTCTCTCAGTATTTTCCGAACCGTCTGATTCGCATATGGCGTTCCTAATAGCCACCTTTGGTGCGGTTCGAACACTTAGTTTGTTGCTCGGGGTTGATTCAATTTCGGCTTTGCAAGAGGAGTTTTCGCTGACTGCAGATGACGAAGAGTTCGCAACTAAGCATCAACGCGCTGTGCAGCGATATCAGCCCAGAATTTCACTGCGATCGGTGCAGAACGCAATCGCGATAACCCAAGCAAATAAAGCCCGCACTTTACTGCCAAGTGATTTGAGTTTTCCATTCGGCCTTCACGACTTAGACAATCACGCTCCCTGGCTGCTTTGGTCTAAAGGCAATTTGAGTGAGGTTAGTTGCGAGTCGTCGGTTTCAATCGTCGGCACCAGAACAGCCTCTGAATATGGTCGAAACTGCACCCGGCTCTTTTCAGAAATTGCAGCACAAGAGAATTTCACCGTTATTTCTGGGGGAGCGTTAGGTTGTGATGCCGAAGCTCATACTGCTGCAATCGAAGCGGGAGGAAATACAGTTGCCTTTTTTGCAGGCGGTATTGATTTGCTTTATCCGTGGCAAAACCAAGATCTATTTCAAAGAATCATCTCTCACGGCCTTCTAATCAGTGAGTCGCCACCCGGTGTGGCACCAACGAAATGGCGGTTTCTGCGACGCAATCGACTCATAGCCGCAGCATCTCGGGCAACCCTGGTGGTAGAGGCTGGTTGGCGCTCGGGCACCCAAAACACTGCCAACGCAGCCGCTGGACTGGGCCGAGATGTGGCAATAGTGCCTGGCCCCATTGATTATTTCGGATCCCAAGGAAGCTTCCGCATTTTCAGTTCGATGCCGACATCTCTGGTTTATGACAGAGAAAGTTTCTTAACATTTCTGGGTCGCGATGAACTGCCCACCGAGGCCAGGGTGGCAGATTTTTTAGGAAGCCTAGATTTGCGTTGTCTCGATGCACTTACCGCAACTCCCAAAAGCACTTTAGCTTTGGCTAAAGAATCTGGCATGAGTGAGTTCGAAACGAATATGGCTCTCGCTTCCTTAGAACTCGTCGGGCTGACCAAACGGACATCGGGTGGTTGGCGTCGGGATAAACCAAAAGTTGCTAAACCAGACCATTAG